A region of Lycium barbarum isolate Lr01 chromosome 1, ASM1917538v2, whole genome shotgun sequence DNA encodes the following proteins:
- the LOC132643056 gene encoding phosphoenolpyruvate carboxylase kinase 1-like: MSESLKQNYRVCEELGKGQFGTVYKCYSPLTGDQFAVKSINKRLIVDDVIDRHCLYNEAKIMQLLSPNPYVVRIFDVYEDDVHLDMVLELCNNGDLFQRISSSQSVFSESEAVDVMVPLMKAIAHCHRHGISHRDIKPDNILFNDSNELKLADFGSAECFHEGQLMSGVVGTPYYVAPEVLAGRNYSEKVDIWSAGVILYIMLAGVPPFYGDSATEIFEAVMRGNLRFPTRMFHSVSPAAKDLLRRMLCKDVSTRYSAQQVLRYPWMTSKGRN; encoded by the exons ATGAGCGAATCACTCAAACAAAACTACCGTGTATGCGAGGAGTTAGGAAAGGGACAATTCGGCACCGTTTACAAGTGTTACTCACCGTTAACCGGTGACCAATTTgccgtcaaatctatcaacaaACGCCTCATCGTCGATGACGTCATCGATCGACATTGCCTGTACAACGAAGCGAAAATCATGCAATTGCTTTCACCGAACCCGTACGTTGTTCGTATATTCGATGTTTACGAGGATGATGTTCATCTTGATATGGTTCTTGAGCTTTGCAACAACGGTGATTTGTTTCAACGTATCAGTAGCAGCCAATCGGTTTTCTCCGAGTCTGAAGCTGTTGATGTCATG GTGCCACTAATGAAGGCAATAGCACACTGTCACCGTCACGGCATATCCCACAGGGACATCAAACCAGACAACATATTATTCAACGACTCAAACGAGCTCAAACTAGCCGACTTCGGCTCAGCTGAGTGTTTCCATGAGGGCCAGCTAATGAGCGGTGTTGTTGGAACACCGTATTACGTGGCACCGGAAGTGTTAGCTGGAAGAAACTACAGTGAGAAGGTTGATATTTGGAGTGCTGGTGTTATTTTGTATATAATGCTTGCTGGGGTTCCGCCTTTTTATGGTGATTCAGCTACGGAGATCTTTGAGGCTGTGATGAGAGGGAATCTTAGGTTTCCGACTAGGATGTTTCATTCAGTGTCGCCGGCGGCTAAGGATTTGCTGAGGAGAATGCTGTGTAAAGACGTTTCTACAAGATACTCTGCTCAACAAGTCCTTA GGTACCCATGGATGACTAGCAAAGGGAGAAACTAG
- the LOC132616120 gene encoding uncharacterized protein LOC132616120, whose translation MDNEHRRWMYDRVLPNRRGLRDEFKQGVEGFINQANLFCQKDETIRCPCADCNCIKWLKPEDVRADLCSKGFMDDYYVWTSHGEIEGSAGNICNHNFVAGERSQDPGLHEMVMDALGMYNEGNNQQPVDQPPNEEAQRFYAQLESASRPFCEGMSHSALSVAVKLLSIKSDANISIAGMNAMIELMKELNPNLDIPDDYYKAKKLVSKLGLSSMKIDCCKKGCMLYYRDNADLENCKVCGISRFKQLASGKRVAVKSMHYLPLIPRLKRLYASLSSAPHMRWHYENRRPPGVLCHPSDGEAWKHFDRTFPDFANEPRNIRLGLCADGFTPFSVSAAPYSCWPVFVTPYNLPPEMCMTSPYLFLTCIVPGPRNPKSLIDVYLQPLIHELQALWHEGVLTYDISTKQNFNMRAALMWTINDAYGMLSGWMTAGKLACPCCMEKTKSCTLKHMGKNSWFDCHRQFLPMDHEFRKNKTEHDLPPPTLSGEQIWERVRDLPKVTETPPSRLNGYGVEHNWTKQSIFWELPYWKHNLSDIILMSCILKRIILIICLIQ comes from the coding sequence ATGGACAATGAACATCGTAGATGGATGTATGATAGGGTGTTACCTAATCGACGGGGGTTGAGGGATGAATTTAAACAAGGCGTTGAGGGGTTTATTAATCAAGCAAATTTATTTTGTCAAAAGGATGAGACAATTAGGTGTCCTTGTGCAGATTGCAATTGTATAAAGTGGTTAAAACCTGAGGATGTTAGGGCTGATCTTTGTAGTAAGGGTTTTATGGACGACTATTATGTTTGGACTAGTCATGGAGAAATTGAGGGTAGTGCTGGTAATATTTGCAATCATAATTTTGTTGCTGGTGAAAGGAGTCAAGATCCTGGATTGCATGAAATGGTTATGGATGCTCTTGGGATGTACAATGAGGGTAACAACCAACAACCTGTTGATCAACCTCCCAATGAAGAGGCACAACGTTTTTATGCACAATTAGAGTCTGCTAGTCGTCCATTTTGCGAAGGCATGTCACACTCTGCATTGTCTGTTGCCGTTAAATTGCTAAGTATTAAATCGGATGCGAATATTTCTATAGCTGGCATGAACGCTATGATTGAGCTTATGAAAGAACTTAATCCGAACTTAGACATACCCGATGATTACTATAAAGCAAAAAAATTGGTTTCCAAATTAGGTCTCTCGTCTATGAAAATTGATTGTTGTAAAAAAGGTTGCATGTTGTATTATAGGGATAATGCAGATTTAGAGAATTGCAAAGTTTGTGGAATATCTCGTTTTAAACAGCTTGCCAGCGGTAAGAGGGTTGCAGTTAAGTCGATGCATTATTTACCTCTTATAccaaggttaaagaggttgtatgCATCACTGAGTTCTGCTCCTCATATGAGATGGCACTATGAAAATAGAAGGCCACCCGGTGTATTATGTCATCCATCAGATGGAGAAGCATGGAAGCATTTCGATAGAACGTTTCCGGATTTTGCTAATGAACCAAGGAATATTCGATTGGGTTTGTGTGCTGATGGATTCACACCATTTTCTGTCTCAGCTGCACCATATTCATGTTGGCCAGTCTTTGTCACACCGTATAATCTTCCACCTGAGATGTGTATGACAAGTCCATATTTGTTCCTAACTTGCATTGTCCCGGGTCCACGTAATCCAAAAAGTTTGATTGATGTATATTTGCAGCCTTTGATTCACGAGTTACAGGCTTTGTGGCACGAAGGTGTTTTAACATACGACATATCAACCAAACAAAACTTCAACATGCGTGCTGCTCTTATGTGGACTATTAATGATGCCTATGGAATGTTGTCAGGGTGGATGACTGCTGGCAAATTAGCTTGTCCTTGTTGTATGGAAAAAACTAAATCGTGCACTTTAAAACACATGGGCAAgaattcatggtttgattgtcaccGTCAGTTCTTACCAATGGATCATGAGTTTAGGAAGAATAAAACTGAACATGACTTACCACCGCCAACATTGTCAGGGGAGCAAATTTGGGAGAGGGTTAGGGACTTGCCTAAGGTGACAGAAACTCCACCTTCTAGATTAAATGGATATGGGGTTGAGCATAATTGGACGAAACAGAGCATATTCTGGGAGTTACCTTATTGGAAGCATAATCTCTCCGACATAATCTTGATGTCATGCATATTGAAAAGAATTATTTTGATAATCTGTTTAATACAGTGA